The Neovison vison isolate M4711 chromosome 13, ASM_NN_V1, whole genome shotgun sequence genome includes a region encoding these proteins:
- the ARPIN gene encoding arpin, with translation MSRIYQDCALRNKAVRSARLPGAWDPAAHQGGNGVLLEGELVDVSRHSILDAHDRKERYYVLYIRPSRIHRRKFDPKGNEVEPNFSATRKVNTGFLMSSYKVEAMGDTDRLTLEALKALVQKPELFALTESLTPDQTVAFWMPESEMEALELELGAGVRLKTRGDGPFVESLAKLEAGTVTKCNFAGDGKTGASWTDNIMAQKSSAGATEETREQGDGAEDEEWDD, from the exons ATGAGCCGCATCTACCAGGACTGCGCCCTCCGGAACAAGGCGGTGCGGAGCGCGCGGCTGCCGGGGGCCTGGGACCCCGCCGCCCACCAGGG GGGAAACGGCGTCCTGCTGGAGGGAGAACTGGTCGATGTGTCTCGCCACAGCATCTTGGACGCCCATGACAGGAAG GAGCGCTACTACGTGCTGTACATCAGACCCAGTCGCATCCATCGCCGGAAGTTCGACCCCAAGGGAAATGAAGTTGAGCCCAACTTCAGCGCCACCAGGAAGGTCAACACGGGCTTCCTCATGTCGTCCTACA AGGTGGAGGCGATGGGGGACACCGACAGGCTGACACTGGAGGCCCTGAAGGCACTGGTGCAAAAGCCAGAGCTGTTTGCGCTGACGGAGAGCCTTACCCCCGACCAGACAGTGGCGTTCTGGATGCCCGAATCGGAGATGGAGGCCTtggagctggagctgggggcCGGGGTACGGCTGAAAACTCGAGGCGACGGCCCCTTCGTGG aGTCCTTAGCCAAACTTGAGGCTGGAACAGTGACCAAGTGTAATTTTGCTGGTGATGGAAAGACAGGGGCATCCTGGACAGACAACATTATGGCGCAGAAGTCTTCGGCGGGAGCCACGGAGGAGACCCGAGAGCAGGGGGACGGGGCCGAGGACGAGGAGTGG GATGACTGA